One part of the Sphingobium yanoikuyae genome encodes these proteins:
- a CDS encoding OmpW/AlkL family protein, which translates to MHLKKMMIVAAMGAMGTALAAAPAQAKQGDVLVRVRGIMVAPTEKSGSILPGFPGEKVSVNNGIAPEVDVTYMATDHIGFELIAATTKHSASGRSGTTGGIGKLASTWVLPPTLTMQYHPIVEGHVRPYIGAGVNYTLFYNEDASSGLEDAVGKTKVHMSDSFGWAGQVGVDIDLNDKIFLNLDVKYIDIDTKVRLTTAAAGTQNVKVSLDPFVFGVGVGMRF; encoded by the coding sequence ATGCACTTGAAAAAGATGATGATTGTCGCCGCGATGGGCGCCATGGGCACGGCGCTGGCCGCTGCCCCGGCCCAGGCCAAGCAGGGCGACGTGCTGGTGCGCGTGCGCGGCATCATGGTCGCCCCCACCGAAAAGAGCGGCAGCATCCTGCCCGGCTTCCCCGGCGAGAAGGTGTCGGTGAACAACGGCATCGCGCCCGAAGTCGACGTCACCTACATGGCGACCGACCATATCGGCTTCGAACTGATCGCCGCGACCACCAAGCATAGCGCCAGCGGCCGCAGCGGCACCACCGGCGGGATCGGCAAGCTGGCCTCCACCTGGGTGCTGCCGCCGACGCTGACGATGCAATATCACCCGATCGTCGAGGGACATGTCCGCCCCTATATCGGCGCCGGCGTCAACTATACGCTGTTCTACAACGAGGATGCGTCGAGCGGGCTGGAGGATGCGGTCGGCAAGACCAAGGTCCATATGTCCGACAGCTTCGGCTGGGCCGGCCAGGTCGGCGTCGACATCGACCTCAACGACAAGATCTTCCTCAACCTCGACGTCAAATATATCGACATCGACACCAAGGTGCGGCTGACCACGGCTGCGGCCGGCACCCAGAACGTCAAGGTATCGCTCGATCCCTTCGTGTTCGGCGTGGGCGTCGGCATGCGCTTCTGA
- a CDS encoding GNAT family N-acetyltransferase, whose amino-acid sequence MTDKDILETRTGIRVQVRPAQDGDARALAHFFSAVSDDDRRFRFLSSAPGVSAGQIHDLIHGDPDNCETFLATDEKGAILAAATLAADPDRTRAEVAISVRADHRGKGVGWSMLRHATDRAQEMGVGLLQAIESRANHAAIELEREQGFVARSVDDEPSLLILEKRF is encoded by the coding sequence ATGACCGACAAGGATATTCTGGAAACCCGCACCGGCATTCGCGTCCAGGTGCGCCCGGCGCAGGATGGCGATGCCAGGGCGCTGGCCCATTTCTTTTCGGCCGTGTCCGATGATGATCGCCGCTTCCGTTTTCTCAGCAGTGCGCCGGGTGTCAGCGCCGGGCAGATTCATGATCTGATCCATGGCGACCCCGACAATTGCGAGACCTTCCTGGCGACCGACGAGAAGGGGGCCATACTGGCTGCGGCGACCCTGGCCGCCGATCCCGACCGGACCCGCGCCGAAGTCGCGATATCGGTGCGCGCCGACCATCGCGGCAAGGGCGTGGGCTGGAGCATGCTGCGCCACGCCACCGACCGGGCGCAGGAAATGGGCGTCGGTCTGCTGCAGGCGATCGAGAGCCGCGCCAATCATGCCGCGATCGAGCTGGAGCGCGAACAGGGCTTTGTCGCCCGCAGCGTCGATGACGAGCCGTCGCTGCTGATCCTGGAAAAGCGTTTCTGA
- a CDS encoding universal stress protein translates to MKTILLHIRADNGMESRLQAAFDLSRATGAHISCLQIAPLPELVAADLYGSGYLVPEAIDTVRRQDEEMRRALEERLRREGMAWDWHYRSGDLVQGLLETGRLADAMLVSLPPPGRRQADDPAPIVADLAVNSRAPVLAIPSMAKGFRCTGRAMVAWDGSHEAASALTASRTLLRVASEVHVVTVDERTKRDFPPTDAAEYLSRHGIAVEIHEWPRKDRSVEEALSHACQELSIDWMVMGAFGHSRLRETIFGGVTRYILAETRVPLLLAH, encoded by the coding sequence ATGAAGACCATATTGCTGCATATCCGCGCAGACAACGGCATGGAAAGCCGGCTGCAGGCCGCGTTCGACCTGTCGCGCGCGACCGGCGCCCATATCAGTTGCCTGCAGATCGCGCCGCTGCCCGAACTGGTCGCCGCCGATCTTTATGGCAGCGGCTATCTGGTCCCCGAGGCGATCGATACGGTGCGCCGCCAGGACGAGGAGATGCGGCGCGCGCTGGAGGAAAGGCTGCGGCGCGAGGGCATGGCGTGGGACTGGCATTATCGCAGCGGCGACCTGGTCCAGGGGCTGCTGGAAACCGGTCGCCTGGCCGACGCGATGCTCGTTTCCCTGCCGCCGCCGGGTCGCCGGCAGGCGGATGATCCGGCCCCGATCGTCGCCGACCTGGCGGTCAACAGCCGCGCCCCGGTGCTGGCGATCCCGAGCATGGCCAAGGGCTTTCGCTGCACCGGCCGGGCGATGGTCGCCTGGGACGGATCGCATGAGGCGGCGTCGGCGCTGACCGCGAGCCGCACCCTGTTGCGGGTGGCGAGCGAAGTCCATGTCGTCACCGTCGACGAGCGCACGAAGCGCGATTTCCCGCCGACCGACGCCGCAGAATATCTCTCGCGCCACGGCATTGCGGTCGAGATTCACGAATGGCCGCGCAAGGATCGCAGCGTGGAAGAAGCGCTGTCCCATGCCTGCCAGGAACTGTCGATCGACTGGATGGTGATGGGCGCCTTTGGCCACAGCCGGCTGCGGGAAACCATTTTTGGCGGCGTAACCCGCTATATTCTGGCCGAAACACGGGTTCCGCTCTTGCTGGCGCACTGA
- a CDS encoding sensor histidine kinase, translating to MAFNDGDPQDNATSREQALLGSILATVPDALIVIDATGHIVSFSPAAQRMFQYAEADVLGRNVAMLMPSPDRERHDSYLQHYHDTGEKRIIGIGRLTTARRRDGSTFPIELAVGEVQDHGEKLFTGFVRDLTDRQKAERRLQDLQAELSHAARVTAMGTLAAALAHELNQPLTAIANYMEAGRDLLRTDAPVDRDLLGEAMDEAARQAMRAGQIIRSLREFIRRGEADRQAEPAATLLAEGVALAFIGIDSRGIDMDIVVDPRVGRVIANRVQVQQVIINLVRNAVEAMDGRNRRILRLSAVPAEDGQVELIIADSGPGLDPAVARSLFTPFSTTKPAGMGVGLSISRTIVEGHGGRIWADASHWGGVAFHFTLDSADRLP from the coding sequence ATGGCGTTCAACGATGGCGATCCGCAGGATAATGCGACCAGCCGGGAACAGGCTCTGCTGGGATCGATCCTGGCAACGGTGCCCGATGCGCTGATCGTGATCGACGCGACCGGGCATATCGTCTCGTTCAGCCCGGCCGCCCAGCGCATGTTCCAATATGCAGAAGCCGATGTGCTGGGCCGCAATGTTGCGATGCTGATGCCCTCGCCCGATCGCGAGCGCCACGATTCCTACCTGCAACATTATCATGACACCGGCGAGAAGCGGATCATCGGCATCGGCCGACTGACCACCGCACGCCGGCGCGATGGCTCCACCTTTCCGATCGAGCTGGCGGTCGGCGAAGTGCAGGACCATGGCGAAAAGCTGTTCACCGGCTTCGTGCGCGACCTGACCGATCGGCAGAAGGCCGAACGGCGCCTGCAGGATCTGCAGGCTGAACTCAGCCATGCCGCCCGCGTCACGGCGATGGGCACGCTGGCCGCGGCGCTGGCGCATGAACTGAACCAGCCGCTGACCGCGATCGCCAATTATATGGAGGCAGGCCGCGACCTGCTGCGCACCGATGCGCCGGTCGACCGCGACTTGCTGGGCGAGGCGATGGACGAAGCCGCGCGCCAGGCGATGCGCGCGGGCCAGATCATCCGGTCGCTGCGGGAGTTCATCCGTCGCGGCGAAGCCGATCGCCAGGCCGAACCGGCGGCCACGCTGCTGGCCGAGGGGGTCGCGCTGGCCTTCATCGGCATCGACAGCCGGGGCATCGACATGGACATCGTCGTCGACCCGCGCGTCGGCCGGGTGATCGCCAATCGCGTGCAGGTGCAGCAGGTCATCATCAACCTGGTGCGCAACGCGGTCGAGGCGATGGACGGCCGCAATCGCCGCATCCTGCGCCTGTCGGCGGTGCCGGCCGAGGACGGACAGGTCGAACTCATCATCGCCGACAGTGGCCCCGGCCTCGATCCGGCGGTCGCGCGATCGCTCTTCACCCCGTTCAGCACGACCAAACCCGCCGGCATGGGCGTGGGCCTGTCGATCAGCCGCACCATCGTCGAGGGGCATGGCGGACGGATCTGGGCCGATGCCTCGCACTGGGGCGGCGTCGCCTTCCACTTCACTCTCGATTCTGCGGACCGCCT